The Schistocerca americana isolate TAMUIC-IGC-003095 chromosome 5, iqSchAmer2.1, whole genome shotgun sequence genome includes a window with the following:
- the LOC124616430 gene encoding piggyBac transposable element-derived protein 3-like yields MSKKQYFSTERDADAILEMLLNGEVSDLDLSSDEELVPDVESYCTSREKEGKYITNDLFSTMADMTNIYALHSGTISNFKQSTPAELQILFGLHKIMGTLKFPRVGIYWDTTLKMQLFLDSMPRNRFFQLKINLYLVNNTTIPADNKEKFYKVRPIYTAIHNRCLELSVEEELGVDGAMIPFPGKLSVSQTGASTEFQASLLKEFGQGPTVVLQLAHRIKNQMGHKIYFDNFFSSYKLLPAVKQEKSCATGTVRVNHFANPPLVPDKEAMKKERGFSEEICSADDIAPVKWVDNKIVVLGSNFVGKGEIDKVECWDKIESKYVTIDRPEIVKCYNHGMGCVDLFDQLMSYYRIFIKSKNGHS; encoded by the exons ATGTCGAAGAAACAGTATTTCAGCACTGAGCGAGATGCAGATGCCATTTTAGAGATGCTGCTGAATGGAGAGGTGTCAGATCTCGATTTATCATCAGATGAAGAATTAGTTCCTGATGTAGAATCCTATTGTACTTCAAGAGAGAAGGAAGG CAAGTACATTACCAATGATCTGTTCAGTACTATGGCTGATATGACAAACATATATGCCTTGCACAGTGGAACAATTAGCAATTTCAAACAAAGTACACCAGCGGAACTCCAAATCTTGTTTGGGCTTCATAAAATTATGGGAACTCTAAAATTTCCTAGAGTCGGAATTTATTGGGACACAACATTGAAAATGCAGTTATTCTTGGACAGTATGCCCAGAAATAGATTCTTCCAACTCAAAATAAATTTATATCTTGTTAACAACACGACTATACCAGCAGACAATAAAGAAAAGTTCTACAAAGTTCGGCCTATATATACTGCCATCCATAACAGATGTCTGGAGTTATCTGTGGAGGAAGAGCTTGGTGTTGATGGGGCAATGATCCCATTCCCAGGGAAGCTGTCAGTCAGTCAAACA GGAGCGTCGACTGAATTTCAGGcatctttgttgaaggaatttggCCAAGGTCCAACAGTAGTTTTACAACTAGCCCACAGAATAAAAAACCAAATGGGACATAAGATATattttgacaatttcttttcttcatacaAGCTTCTCCCAGCGGTGAAACAAGAAAAAAGTTGTGCTACTGGAACTGTCAGAGTTAATCATTTTGCAAATCCTCCTTTAGTACCAGATAAGGAGGCAATGAAGAAGGAAAGAGGATTTTCAGAAGAAATTTGTAGCGCAGATGACATAGCACCGGTAAAATGGGTTGACAACAAAATAGTTGTTCTAGGCTCTAATTTCGTTGGAAAAGGAGAAATTGACAAAGTTGAATGCTGGGACAAAATAGAAAGTAAATATGTTACTATCGATCGACCAGAGATTGTAAAATGCTACAACCATGGCATGGGTTGTGTTGATCTTTTCGATCAATTGATGTCATACTACAGAATTTTTATAAAGTCAAAAAATGGACACTCATAG